From the genome of Neomonachus schauinslandi chromosome 5, ASM220157v2, whole genome shotgun sequence, one region includes:
- the TMEM19 gene encoding transmembrane protein 19 isoform X2, protein MTDLDDNICKKYIKMITNIVILSLIICISLAFWIMSMTASTYYGNLQPISPWRWLFSVVVPVLIVSHGFKKKSLDHSGALGGLVVGFILTIANFSFFTSLLMFFLSSSKLTKWKGEIKKRLDSEYKEGGHRNWVQVFCNGAVPTELALLYMIENGPGEIPIDFSKQYTASWMCLSLLAALACSAGDTWASEVGPILSKSPPRLITTWEKVPVGTNGGVTMVGLASSLLGGTFVGITYFLTQLVFVNDLDISAPQWPIIAFGGLAGLLGSVVDSYLGATMQFTGLDESTGMVVNSPANECVYWSPII, encoded by the exons ATGACTGATCTTGACgacaatatttgcaaaaaatatataaagatgatAACTAATATAGTTATATTGAGCctgatcatttgcatttctctagctTTCTGGATTATGTCTATGACTGCAAGCACCTATTATG gtaATTTACAGCCTATTTCTCCTTGGCGTTGgctgttttctgttgttgttccTGTTTTGATCGTCTCTCatggctttaaaaagaaaagtctagaCCACAGTGGGGCTTTAGGAG GGCTTGTGGTTGGATTTATCCTAACCATTGCAAATTTCAGCTTTTTTACCTCTTTGctgatgtttttcctttcttcttcaaaacTCACTAAAtggaagggagaaataaagaagCGTCTAGATTCAGAATACAAAGAAG GCGGGCATAGGAATTGGGTTCAGGTGTTCTGTAATGGAGCTGTGCCCACTGAGCTGGCCCTGTTGTACATGATAGAAAATGGCCCCGGCGAAATCCCAATAGATTTTTCCAAGCAGTACACTGCTTCCTGGATGTGTTTGTCTCTTCTGGCTGCACTGGCCTGCTCTGCTGGAGACACGTGGGCTTCAGAAGTTGGCCCCATTCTGAGTAAAAGCCCACCAAGGCTAATAACAACCTGGGAAAAAGTTCCAGTTG GGACCAATGGGGGGGTCACAATGGTGGGCCTTGCCTCCAGTCTACTTGGTGGTACCTTTGTGGGCATCACGTACTTCCTCACACAGTTGGTTTTCGTTAATGATTTAGACATTTCTGCTCCCCAGTGGCCAATTATTGCATTTGGGGGTCTGGCTGGATTACTGGGATCAGTTGTAGACTCATATTTAGGAGCTACAATGCAATTTACTG
- the THAP2 gene encoding THAP domain-containing protein 2: MPTNCAAAGCATTYNKHINISFHRFPLDPKRRKEWVRLLRRKNFVPGKHTFLCSKHFEASCFDLTGQTRRLKMDAVPTIFDFCTHLKSMKLKSRNLLKKNNNCTPTGPSNLKSNISSQQVLLEHSYAFRNPMEAKKRIIKLEKEIASLRKKMKTCLQKERRATRRWIKATCLVKNLEANNILPKGTSEHILPTALNSLPLEDFKILEPDQQDKTLPIL; encoded by the exons atgCCGACCAATTGCGCCGCGGCGGGCTGTGCTACTACCTACAACAAGCACATTAACATCAGCTTCCACAG gtttccttTGGatcctaaaagaagaaaagaatgggttcGCCTGCTTAGGCGCAAAAATTTTGTGCCAGGAAAACACACTTTTCTTTGTTCAAAGCACTTTGAAGCCTCCTGTTTTGACTTAACAGGACAAACTCGACGACTTAAAATGGATGCTGTTCCAACCATTTTTGATTTTTGTACCCATTTAAAGTCTATG AAACTCAAGTCAAGGaatcttttgaagaaaaacaacaattgTACCCCAACAGGACCATCTAATTTAAAATCAAACATTAGTAGTCAGCAAGTACTACTTGAACATAGTTATGCTTTTAGGAATCCTATGGAGGCAAAAAAGAGGATAattaaactggaaaaagaaatagcaagcttaagaaagaaaatgaaaacttgctTACAAAAAGAACGCAGAGCAACACGAAGATGGATCAAAGCCACTTGCTTGGTGAAGAATCTGGAAGCAAATAACATATTACCTAAAGGCACTTCAGAACACATTTTACCAACTGCCTTAAACAGTCTTCCTTTGGAAGATTTCAAGATTCTTGAACCTGATCAACAAGATAAAACATTACCAATTCTATAA